AAAGCTATGAAACTGTCAACTAGACAAGAAATGCTGAAGAAAACATCTAGATATCTATTTATTTTGTCAGCTATCTTCATGGCATCAATATAAAATCTTTTCAATAATGTGTGGCTTGTCTTTATTGTTCCCACTATAATGCAGGAAAGAACATTCAGTAGACCTACAAGAACGAGTTCTTCGAGCTCTATGTTTATAGGTTTTGGGCCAGGTATCACAATAACTTTCACTGAGCTTAAGCTCTAATTAACACAGTTTATATACTCCTATAGGAAGAATTGTCTACAAAGTAAAAGCTTGGCAACAGTACAGTATATATTATATAGCATGTACAAAGTAAAAGCTTGTGTAATTAAAAAACCAACCTCTCTAGTTATTATCTGTCTCTGGTGATGAGGAGGATCTACACCTATCTTCTTCCGCAGGTGATGGAACTTGTTGTTGCATAATATTTGCAAACATAGCTGCCatctacaaaaataaataaatttactattAATGTACTTAAcaatacaaataattttaaacaattattttttaGTGAGAAATGTTATTACTTGTGCCGGTAATAATTCGGGTCCACGAGAGCCCCCAACACTTCCCGACATCATACTTAACATTACTCGTGCAAAATTTTGGATCTGATCATTATCTTGCATTTGTTTTTTCATCAGCTCTATTTATGTTTGTCGTTGTGCTTCTCGCAACTCCATATCtttaattttctctctcatttcATTAAATTTGTCCGTCAAATCTAAATTTGAGTGATAATCTTGCCAATACATTGAGCTACGTTTACATTACTCTGGGAAAACTTGGCTAGGTAGCGCACCAGCTCCTAAACATCGTACTCGACCAGAATGCTCAAGTCCAAAAACCTCACTATATAAAGAATATAATTAAAGTCGAATCATATGTAAcaacttttacaaaaataaaatgaaattataaGTAAATTGTTACCGAAATGCCTCCTCATGGACTTCCAATGGTTGTGTTCCTTCAGGTTTATCTTGGAGGAGACGATCTACAGTCTCTTTAAGTAAATTCTAACAAGAAAATAATTTGttactataaataaaaaatataaaaaagttaactttaaaagtaaaattttattacCTCAATTCGTATTGCCTCATCGTCAATAGCGGCACCTCCTTTCTTTCTACTTCTCCGACTTAATTGTTGTATTTCAATACGACTTGATTTTCTACCATTCTCTTGAGACTAACAAGATAAGAAATCCACATTTAACACAAAATATTAATAGAATAAATTATTCTATATGTGCAACAACTTATATTACTAATTTACACATTTCATCAAAAGCTAACTAATATAAATTACATTGCTTGTAATCAATGTTTAGAATCTCATAAAACCTTGAAACTTCAACGATAAGAGCATTAAAGTGTAAAACAATAAATGAACATTGAGAAACTAattataaagaagaaaagaaaaaatttgattCTTACAAATTTATATTCCAATGACGGAATATTAGTGCGTCCCTGTGCATGAGTCCCTTTCTTTTTTTTGCATTTTCTCTATTGATTTTTGAAGTTTTCTGGCACAaaaatttataatgaaattataacaTTTATAAACTTATGTCCAAAATAATTCATACTAGTAGTACCTCAGTAGACTTCCAATAGTTACATAAAACTTCCCAAGTTTGAGGTGTCAATCCATGAGGAATGGGTTGTATTGCAACAAGCTCTTCTAGTGAAGTATTTGAATCATAAGATGTAGCTTTCACTTCAGTCCTCCACCGTCTCCATGCGGCCCCCATCATTTGCATTATAACTCTTCTATGATGATTGGGAATATAGAAACGTGCCTATAAACATAAAATGAAATATGTTcattctttaaatttaaaattgaagcTAAACTCTTGTAAACTTACGGTAACAAGTTTCCATGCATCATTCAGGCGATTTGCCGGCATTTTTCTCCAATCTAAAAAATGTAGGGGCAACACAAGTCCATTCTGTGCAATAGTCCCAATAAAATTTGCAAGCGTCGGTTGTAAATCACCGTAAGGTTGTCCCCTTTCATTGAATTCAACAACGAGCACATGATCAGGATGTAATGCATGAATATCTCTCATGATAGTCTTGCCACGTTTTCTTTGCTGACTTTGAGATGAAGACATGACCTCATTTTCAACTGAAAAAAGTAATTTGCACTTAGTGTTGCAAAAATAATTTACTGTTCATATCCAAAAATATTTGTCACCTTGTTCATTAACCTCCTCATTTTGTATCTCCAATGGTGAATGGGATGTTGTATATTGTGATTCATTTCCATCATCAACTCCTCTGTTACTTGATTCTTCTCTCCTAGATCGTTTTTGGCTATTTTGGATTAGCTTTCACATTCTTTTGTTTGCCATTTTCGAAAGTTACCTACATAATACAATATAGAAATATAAGTGAACATCCATCATCAATATAGTCAAATAGATTACAAATGGATCAATAGGGAGGTATAATGCATGGTTGGTGGCCAATAAGATTGACTATATAGAGCCTTTCATTGAATTACAAAAGAATAATGTTAGCATTCTTCTCAATCGACCTTATTGTTtctgatgttctcaaaaaaaaatttctgatTGTCTCTTGCAGGTGCTGGAAGGCCTCCTGCAGGTGCTCAAAAGAAGAAGCATACAAAATTGATAATTGGAATTGTAATAGGCAAGTAAAAAAGTTGGCTCAAAATTAGTGTCTTGCAGATGCCACCAAAACCAGAATTCTCTTGAatcttcatttaaaaattatgaatGTTATTAGAACACAATGGCTGCCAAGTTTCTATGTAAGTTGTGGTCAAAACATTTTCTTTGCACTTTGTATACCAGagtaaacatttgtcttgcacTTGCTAACTGATCATTAGTAATCCTAATTTGTGTAGTGAGATTAtaataaaatcttaaaataaatGGCAATATATAACTAACCCACGATTGGAAATTGATAACTACAGGTTTGGTTAAATATCATCAGTGAATACTTGAAGTTCAAGTGGGATGAGCCAATAAGACTTTGTTATTATAATAAACTTGTAATTAACATAACTCACAATCTAGTATAACATGATTGAAATTAATACATCAAAATTGACAAACTCTTTATCAAGAAAAAAATTAGAGAGAAAGGACACAACAGCGAACACAGCAGCAACGATGAACACAGGACACAGCAGATAGGAATTAGGAAGACACAAGTAACAATAGGTTTACTTATATGCATCAGGAAATCACAGGCTCTTGTAAGACACATTAAGCAAGACCTAAAAGCCCTAATAGTAGATAGGAATCAGAAATAGGTCGGCGACGATAGCTAGGTCAAATAGTGTCAAGAGGAGGTTATGCTAGCTACGTACCTGGGAGGAGACGGAGGTTCCCCTTGCTGTGTAATTGGAAGGAGGAGGCGGAGGTCAGAGGCTCGTCGTCAGTGATGGGATGAATCCGATTGACGAAACAGAACACAGCAGCGGGCACAGCAGCGGCGATGAACACTTTGGCAGAATCGCGCGGTAGGAAATAGCGGGAGTAAGAAGAGGGGAGGGAGATACAGAGCAGCGAGCGTGAGAAGAGGGAGGGAGATACACGGACACTGGCAGAATCGGGCGGTAGGAATTTAGGAAAATAGCGGGAGTGAGAAGAGGGAGGGAGATATAGCGGGAACGTGAAATTTTGGGTAATTTTGGGTGGTATTTGAGTGAGGGAaattaatataaagttttatttttattttattaaaattaatattttaaataaaatcaaataaaaacaatgacaatttaactaattaatctattttagGTTAAAATTCGATGTGGTACGGTAACACAATCTCCTTGacactatttttttctttttaaataaaaatgtaataatAACACTAATAATGTCTAATAAcaaataaattgataaaaatatgaattatcatgaaaaataaaaaattgtaattaTCAATTTTGGGTGTTGTTTGAGTGAGGAAAATTAGTATAAAgtcttatttttattatattaaaattaatattttatttaattaatattttaaataaaattaaaaataataataataattaaaatggtTAATCAATTTTAGGTTAAAATTTGATGCGGTACGGCAATACAATCTTCTTGGcacttatttttttctttttaaataaaaatgtaataatAACACTAATAATGTGTAATAAcaaataaattgataaaaatatgaattatcatgaaaaatataaattatatttatcatttttaataaaattaaacaaaaagaataataataacaataaaaaaaaatagggaaTGTAAATAATTAAGGACGCTATCGCATGTAACTAACAAAATAATCCAAACTTGTTTCCAATGATTTTAATATGAATTGTAACTAGGTTAGATTTGATACAATGCAATACATTTTCAATAACTAATGACAATCCAAATTAAGAAGACATGTAAGATTTAATCTTATGCCCTGCTtatattgtaaaaaaaatttaatgtaaACTAAGCGACATTTTATAAGAGAACCAAAAGTAATCCGTAAGTCTCAAGTAATGATCCATGTCCGACACATCAACGAAAGGGACATGCAACTcggatttggaaaaccttgaaaaAAGTAAGATTTACCTTGATTCCGGAATTAACCAATTTTTTcttttaccaaaatacccctaaaTGAGTAGTTGTTCTGATGATCACTAGATATAGGGATAACAACGCATAGTGTAGTCTGGGTGAGATACCTATGCCACCCTATAGCTAAGTCAAGGGTAATTTCATGCATAAAAAGTGAGATAAGTATATTTTATCAGAGTTGAATGGTTTCTACATTGATCCTCTATCAAACTTGTAATTGACCCAGATCAAGTAATATCTGTTGAAATGCATAATGCAACACACACTCAGTGCTTCATCCATCCACATTGTCACGTGACTACATACTCTGcctttaatattatattttcacCACTTAGGTTTCTTTGGTCAATGATATAGTAATTCAAGAAATAGTATCTAAAAATCAGACCTGAGGATCCTAAGTAGGCATACATCCATGATAATGATGTTTTCTAAGCTCCAAGATTTCAGATTTTGCAACCTCTGACTCCCAGATTTTTCTTTTAGCAAAAGCATCTTCAACAGCTTCAACATTTGCATTTGAATGAAAACCGATAATGAAAAAGTGTTCATTGCAGAAAATTAATGATTATGCCACGATGCAGCATGGAAGAAAATGCTCATTGCAGCATCTTCAAGTGCTGATTTGTGGATCTCATCATGGTAGAAAATTAATGATTATGCCACGATGCATTAGCAGGATTAGCAGGATTATGTAGTTTCAGTGGGATTAGCAGAAAATTAAGGTTGCTGATTTGTgccatgtaacaccccaaatttcatgatttagagttctaaaagaccttattaaaatctagaaatggtttAGAAaagttctagagatttttagaaatttttagagtatttttatggaatttttggagttcgtttggtatttttaccaagaggaagaagtttaaaaaaataaaaaaaaaaataatagtaaatatatatgttgaagccgggttttgaacccaagacctcggacccgaactaggttttaaccggacgcagccgaccagccgagctacgctcgttttgttaatcatatatggagcgatatatatttaagtaatagttaggaacagtaaaataataggaaataaaatggttgcagctgggattcgatcccacgagttgggctttaagcagaacgcagcccaccaacagaccagccgcgggtttgttaataaaacccgaatcaagttgtatttaagcaatagttagttaacagaatattaaagttataagaagagaacttaggtttttccccgtgacaaaatcttctcctcctctcgcgacggtgcttctcctctcgggcgaaaacagagacgaagctagggcttcgtctccggcggccggcgagcacccttctccgtgagttcttcatacctttgtgatcctctcggcaaggagagcgcgcgggcacaaagAAGAGCCGAAACAACCacatctccgaagccctagaggtcgtctccgtcggttgtaagtccaagaacgctcggtgagttgcttctcacctgcagtaggagtagttccgcgacattgatctccttttccttttgatttcggaatttgatttcattccttatcattcacagcatgtttgtttgtttagctggTGGTTGTCGGTTTCAAATTCTTGTTAGCTTCTTGATGTTTattttgaaacatgctgtaaggaataagttgttctagtttccttctttgattcggattgATCCGTATAttctttgctgccgtgagttttaagaagatgaggagagatttGGAATAACATGGATAGCTAGTTCAGGAAGGTTTTGGATTCGGTTTTAATCCCCTTGCTATACAAAGAGTGTAAACAGCCCTTGCATTTAGCACTGAAAGTTTTAGTTTCTGGCCACTTCAATGACCATGAACGGATTTCTGTTAAGTGGCAGTCTTAGTTCCTTTCTTACTGTATTGAGTATGAAATGATTGTAATTTAGCAATTCAGTGTAGGATTCCCTGAAAGGTACGAGCATGGACAACTCTTTTGCATCAAGCATTAGTTGGTTTTATTGTTTACTTAATGAACAAGAATAGACAAGTAGTGGAATGGTTAGGTATTCTATTAAATCTTGTTTTAGGTTTACGAGTAGTTCAAGGATTATATTTTTCCTTCTTTGATTATGGCAGCAGTAGACCCTTTTATTCCTGCCGTGAGCAGGATTAGTTTCTGATTCGATTTTTAGTTAGCAGTTCAGATTTGTATTCCTTTACTTTAAGTATACCATGTTTAGAAGACCTAAAGTAGCATTCCTTGCTGTTTTTTTCAGTATGTTAGAAAGCTTAGAGTTTCATTCttttgccctgtttttacagtGTGGTTAAaaggcttaaagttgctttcttttgtttagtttatagcatgatcagtaagcccaAAGTTACTTGCTTttactctatttttatagcatgtagatttttataagtaaagtatgcagatttttgataggcttaatatgcagatttatgttaagctttgtatacagatttttaatacgtagggtgtgttctagtgcacaccaagtgcttgataaaatgtttagctcaatataatgctacagtaggcattttaatagctcagtaaatgcagtagaagcatttaaaataacttatttagtcttgcttcagcttatatgggactacggtccaatgggtgggctcccacagtcgcctctaggttcagataacctagttctaggttcagataacctagttaaagcaagataagaaaattagctatgaaatcagtattttattttcagcagtggcactgtactggattagatatccattgggttgggctcccacagtcgtccctaggtttagataacctagtactagactcggaacttgcaatcccaggtttagttagggatgcgcgcacagcaagtacagttgccgggcccatcagcagcatgattattattttgatctattatgtaaatagttttcaaaacttcacaaattagttatgtgaatacaagttagactcagtttagcattaattagttcagctaatgtatcggttcagtttcttattgatacacatgatagttcta
This window of the Zingiber officinale cultivar Zhangliang chromosome 3B, Zo_v1.1, whole genome shotgun sequence genome carries:
- the LOC121968351 gene encoding uncharacterized protein LOC121968351 → MQMMGAAWRRWRTEVKATSYDSNTSLEELVAIQPIPHGLTPQTWEVLCNYWKSTEKTSKINRENAKKRKGLMHRDALIFRHWNINFLKRMVENQVVLKYNN